From Streptomyces sp. GSL17-111, one genomic window encodes:
- a CDS encoding lytic transglycosylase domain-containing protein yields the protein MTGRTGGRLRRGVSATAVAAAAMVALTASQAPGLSLPPPSPTADDPALGADDAPATGGDAPYHTELPPLETPDMPDSSRELDGGGPVVTGPAEAGVPATVLAAYRQAESTLRGEQPRCNLSWQLLAAIGKVESGQARGGAVDAEGTTLSPIRGPKLDGNGFQNIPDTDNGAYDGDTVHDRAVGPMQFIPTTWAAWGADGNGDGAKDPDNIFDAALAAGRYLCANGRDLADPADLERAILSYNPSREYLRTVLSWLEFYRKGVHEVPDGTGQLPDSPGPGNPRQPDPVDEEPKRRPASEDTSGDKEPKGPKDPKDPKDPKDPQDEKPGSGGDRPGSKEPAEEDEDGGIVPPSGEDPDGDGPGPDDGSDEEPEKPTDPEEPGDPDEPEDPEEPTDPEEPEDPDEPGEEPGECPVDPEEPTDPEEPQPGTEDPADDEEATDEDAADGAADADDRTEPEDSDEAGADDSEDADDPDADDPEDEPADPCGDPDAEDPEQDEDDPRDEGDEEQQGEGGTARDGGVRPEDAARAE from the coding sequence ATGACGGGTCGTACCGGTGGCAGGCTCCGCAGGGGCGTGAGCGCGACGGCCGTGGCGGCCGCCGCGATGGTGGCCCTGACCGCGTCTCAGGCGCCCGGCCTCTCCCTGCCCCCGCCCAGCCCCACGGCGGACGATCCGGCGCTCGGGGCGGACGACGCGCCCGCGACCGGGGGTGACGCCCCCTACCACACCGAGCTTCCCCCGCTGGAGACGCCGGACATGCCGGACAGCTCCCGCGAGCTGGACGGCGGCGGCCCGGTCGTGACCGGCCCGGCCGAAGCGGGCGTCCCCGCGACGGTCCTGGCCGCCTACCGGCAGGCCGAGAGCACGCTGCGCGGCGAGCAGCCCCGCTGCAACCTGTCGTGGCAACTGCTCGCCGCCATCGGCAAGGTGGAGTCGGGGCAGGCCCGCGGTGGTGCGGTCGACGCCGAGGGCACCACGCTCTCCCCGATCCGCGGCCCCAAGCTGGACGGAAACGGCTTCCAGAACATCCCGGACACCGACAACGGCGCCTACGACGGCGACACCGTGCACGACCGGGCCGTCGGCCCCATGCAGTTCATCCCCACCACGTGGGCGGCGTGGGGCGCCGACGGCAACGGCGACGGCGCCAAGGACCCCGACAACATCTTCGACGCCGCCCTCGCGGCGGGCCGCTACCTGTGCGCCAACGGCCGGGACCTGGCGGACCCGGCCGACCTGGAGCGCGCCATCCTCAGCTACAACCCGTCGCGGGAGTACCTGCGGACGGTCCTGTCGTGGCTGGAGTTCTACCGCAAGGGCGTCCACGAGGTGCCGGACGGCACCGGCCAGCTGCCCGACTCCCCGGGGCCGGGCAATCCGCGTCAGCCCGACCCGGTCGACGAGGAGCCCAAGCGGCGGCCGGCGTCCGAGGACACCTCCGGCGACAAGGAGCCGAAGGGGCCCAAGGACCCGAAGGACCCGAAGGATCCGAAGGATCCGCAGGACGAGAAGCCCGGCTCGGGCGGGGACCGTCCGGGGTCGAAGGAGCCCGCCGAGGAGGACGAGGACGGCGGGATCGTGCCGCCCTCCGGCGAGGACCCCGACGGCGACGGGCCCGGGCCGGACGACGGCAGCGACGAGGAGCCGGAGAAGCCCACCGACCCCGAGGAGCCTGGCGACCCCGACGAGCCGGAGGACCCGGAGGAGCCGACCGACCCCGAGGAGCCGGAGGACCCGGACGAGCCGGGCGAGGAGCCGGGGGAGTGCCCGGTCGACCCGGAGGAGCCCACCGACCCCGAGGAGCCGCAGCCCGGCACCGAGGACCCGGCGGACGACGAGGAGGCGACCGACGAGGACGCCGCCGACGGCGCTGCCGACGCCGACGACCGCACGGAGCCCGAGGACTCCGATGAGGCCGGGGCCGACGACTCCGAGGACGCCGACGACCCCGACGCCGACGACCCGGAGGACGAGCCGGCCGACCCGTGCGGGGACCCGGACGCCGAGGACCCGGAGCAGGACGAGGACGACCCCCGGGACGAGGGCGACGAGGAGCAGCAGGGCGAGGGCGGCACCGCCCGCGACGGCGGCGTCCGTCCCGAGGACGCCGCCCGCGCCGAATAG
- a CDS encoding class I SAM-dependent methyltransferase has product MSADEGDAVRRRAGEAESRRASRLWWDRNADDYQNEHGGFLGDDRFVWGPEGLTEDEARLLGDPERLVGARVLEIGAGAAQCSRWLAAHGARPVALDVSHRQLQHALRLGTDGVTLVEADAGALPFADASFDLACSAYGAVPFVADPVRVLREVRRVLRPGGRWVFSVTHPLRWALPDEPGPEGLTVSASYFDRTPYVEQDEEGRALYVEHHRTLGDRVRDVVAAGLRLTDLVEPEWPAWNRQEWGGWSPLRGALIPGTAIFVCERDA; this is encoded by the coding sequence ATGAGTGCCGACGAGGGCGACGCCGTACGGCGCAGGGCCGGTGAGGCCGAGAGCCGGCGGGCGAGCCGGCTGTGGTGGGACCGCAACGCCGACGACTACCAGAACGAACACGGCGGCTTCCTCGGTGACGACCGCTTCGTCTGGGGCCCCGAGGGGCTGACGGAGGACGAGGCGCGCCTTCTGGGCGACCCGGAGCGGCTGGTCGGAGCGCGCGTGCTGGAGATCGGCGCGGGCGCGGCGCAGTGCTCGCGCTGGCTGGCCGCGCACGGCGCCCGCCCGGTCGCCCTGGACGTCTCCCACCGCCAGCTCCAGCACGCCCTGCGCCTGGGCACCGACGGCGTCACGCTGGTCGAGGCCGACGCCGGGGCGCTGCCCTTCGCGGACGCCTCCTTCGACCTGGCCTGCTCGGCCTACGGCGCCGTGCCCTTCGTCGCCGACCCCGTGCGCGTCCTCCGGGAGGTGCGGCGCGTCCTGCGGCCGGGCGGACGCTGGGTGTTCTCCGTGACGCACCCCCTGCGCTGGGCCCTGCCCGACGAGCCCGGGCCGGAGGGCCTGACCGTCTCCGCGTCCTACTTCGACCGCACCCCCTACGTCGAACAGGACGAGGAGGGCCGCGCCCTCTACGTCGAACACCACCGCACCCTGGGCGACCGGGTGCGGGACGTCGTCGCCGCCGGGCTGCGGCTCACCGACCTCGTCGAACCGGAGTGGCCGGCGTGGAACCGGCAGGAGTGGGGCGGCTGGTCCCCGCTGCGCGGCGCGCTGATCCCCGGCACGGCGATCTTCGTGTGCGAGCGGGACGCGTGA
- the hrpB gene encoding ATP-dependent helicase HrpB has product MTATARQRALDLPVRDALPRLREALAEAGTAVLCAPPGSGKTTLVPLELAGLAPGAADGRTGRPRRVLVAEPRRIAARAAARRMAWLLGEDVGGRVGFTVRGERRVGPGTCVEVVTTGVLLQRLQRDQELPGVDVVMLDECHERHLDADTAAAFLLDVRHTLRPELQLLAASATTDAEGWARLLDGPVVAARGVAHPVETVWAPPPTPVAPPHGLRVDHALLAHVAAVIRRALREREGDVLCFLPGVGEIARVAAALEDADADVLQVHGRARAETQDAVLAGPGPHGRRRIVLATAVAESSLTVPGVRIVVDAGLAREPRTDHARGLSALTTVWASRAAARQRAGRAGREAPGTAYRCWSQGEDGRRPRFPQPEIAVADLGAFALQAACWGAPGADGLALLDPPPAGAMAAAGAVLTAVGAVDGAGRATTRGEAMARLGLHPRLARALLDGARLVGPRAAAEVVALLSEEPPRELGQDLGDVLRAVRRSPREGYAARWRREADRLRRALPGDTAPRRSEDGGGDASGGVAEAVGLVAALAHPERVARRQGGAGAYLMASGTRAEVTTAHGGAPWLAVAVADRPAGAPSARARLVAVIDEETARQAAAALLREDEEVTYDAGRGAVTAQRVTRLGAIALGSETVPRPHPEQVRQALLEAVRAGGTDLLRWPEQARSLRRRMAFLHRTLGEPWPDVGDDALLARAPSWLTGDRLDAVDTLALLRSLLPWSSGAAARLEELAPERVEVPSGSRVRVDYSGDQPVLAVKLQELFGWTQAPRLADGRVPLLVHLLSPAGRPAAVTADLASFWAEGYRAVRSELRGRYPRHPWPDDPTTAVPTRRAAPRRGR; this is encoded by the coding sequence GTGACGGCCACCGCACGGCAGCGGGCGCTCGACCTCCCGGTGCGGGATGCGCTGCCCCGACTGCGGGAGGCCCTGGCCGAGGCGGGCACCGCCGTGCTGTGCGCCCCGCCGGGGTCGGGCAAGACGACGCTGGTGCCACTGGAGCTGGCCGGTCTGGCACCGGGCGCCGCGGACGGCCGGACGGGCCGACCCCGGCGCGTCCTGGTGGCCGAACCCCGGCGGATCGCCGCCCGGGCCGCCGCCCGCCGGATGGCGTGGCTGCTGGGCGAGGACGTGGGCGGCCGGGTGGGCTTCACCGTGCGCGGCGAGCGGCGCGTCGGACCGGGGACGTGCGTGGAGGTCGTCACCACCGGCGTCCTCCTCCAGCGGCTCCAGCGCGACCAGGAGCTGCCGGGCGTCGACGTCGTCATGCTCGACGAGTGCCACGAGCGGCACCTCGACGCCGACACCGCCGCCGCCTTCCTGCTGGACGTGCGGCACACCCTGCGGCCGGAGCTCCAACTCCTGGCCGCCTCGGCGACCACCGACGCCGAGGGCTGGGCGCGCCTGCTGGACGGCCCCGTGGTGGCGGCGCGGGGCGTCGCCCACCCCGTCGAGACGGTGTGGGCGCCCCCGCCCACCCCCGTCGCGCCCCCGCACGGCCTGCGCGTGGACCACGCGCTGCTCGCCCACGTCGCGGCCGTCATACGGCGCGCGCTGCGCGAACGGGAGGGGGACGTCCTGTGCTTCCTGCCCGGCGTCGGCGAGATCGCCCGGGTGGCGGCGGCGCTGGAGGACGCGGACGCCGACGTCCTCCAGGTGCACGGCCGAGCCCGCGCCGAGACCCAGGACGCCGTCCTCGCCGGGCCGGGCCCGCACGGACGCCGCCGGATCGTGCTGGCCACCGCCGTGGCGGAGTCCAGCCTCACCGTGCCCGGGGTGCGGATCGTCGTCGACGCCGGGCTGGCCCGGGAGCCGCGCACCGACCACGCACGTGGGCTCAGCGCCCTGACCACCGTGTGGGCCTCCCGGGCGGCGGCCCGGCAGCGCGCGGGTCGGGCCGGACGCGAGGCGCCCGGCACCGCCTACCGGTGCTGGTCACAGGGGGAGGACGGCCGCCGGCCCCGCTTCCCGCAACCCGAGATCGCCGTCGCTGACCTCGGCGCGTTCGCCCTCCAGGCCGCCTGCTGGGGCGCCCCGGGCGCCGACGGCCTGGCCCTGCTCGACCCGCCGCCCGCCGGGGCCATGGCGGCGGCCGGTGCGGTTCTGACCGCCGTCGGCGCCGTGGACGGCGCGGGCCGCGCCACCACGCGCGGCGAGGCCATGGCCCGGCTGGGGCTCCACCCCCGGCTGGCCCGGGCCCTGCTCGACGGCGCCCGCCTCGTCGGCCCACGAGCCGCCGCCGAGGTCGTCGCGCTGCTCAGCGAGGAGCCGCCGCGCGAACTGGGCCAGGACCTGGGCGACGTCCTGCGGGCCGTACGCCGCTCCCCGCGCGAGGGGTACGCCGCCCGCTGGCGGCGCGAGGCCGACCGGCTGCGCAGGGCGCTGCCCGGGGACACCGCACCCCGGAGAAGCGAGGACGGCGGCGGGGACGCGTCCGGTGGGGTGGCGGAGGCCGTGGGCCTCGTCGCCGCTCTCGCCCACCCGGAGCGGGTGGCGCGGCGGCAGGGCGGGGCCGGCGCCTACCTGATGGCCTCCGGCACCCGGGCCGAGGTCACGACCGCGCACGGCGGCGCGCCGTGGCTCGCCGTCGCCGTGGCCGACCGCCCGGCGGGCGCCCCCTCGGCGCGGGCCCGGCTCGTCGCCGTCATCGACGAGGAGACCGCCCGGCAGGCCGCCGCCGCCCTGCTCCGGGAGGACGAGGAGGTGACCTACGACGCCGGGCGCGGCGCCGTCACCGCCCAGCGCGTCACCCGGCTCGGGGCGATCGCCCTGGGCAGCGAAACCGTGCCGCGGCCCCACCCGGAGCAGGTGCGCCAGGCGCTCCTGGAGGCGGTGCGCGCGGGCGGGACGGACCTCCTGCGCTGGCCGGAGCAGGCCCGGTCGCTGCGTCGGCGCATGGCCTTCCTCCACCGCACGCTGGGCGAGCCCTGGCCCGACGTCGGCGACGACGCCCTCCTCGCCCGCGCCCCCAGCTGGCTGACCGGCGACCGCCTGGACGCCGTCGACACCCTCGCCCTGCTGCGGAGCCTGCTGCCCTGGTCGAGCGGCGCGGCGGCCCGGCTGGAGGAGCTGGCGCCCGAACGGGTCGAGGTGCCCTCGGGCTCGCGGGTGCGCGTCGACTACTCCGGCGACCAGCCGGTGCTCGCCGTCAAACTGCAGGAACTCTTCGGCTGGACGCAGGCGCCCCGGCTCGCCGACGGGCGGGTGCCCCTGCTGGTGCACCTGCTCTCCCCCGCCGGGCGGCCCGCCGCCGTCACCGCCGATCTGGCGTCGTTCTGGGCCGAGGGCTACCGCGCCGTGCGCTCCGAGCTGCGCGGGCGCTACCCGCGCCACCCGTGGCCGGACGACCCGACCACGGCGGTGCCCACCCGCCGGGCCGCCCCGCGCCGAGGACGGTAG
- the polA gene encoding DNA polymerase I, which translates to MDGHSLAYRAFYALPEENFSTTTGQTTNAVYGFVSMLSNTLRDEAPTHFAVAFDVSRKTWRAEEFTEYKANRSKTPDGFKGQVELIGELLDAMRVKRFAVEGFEADDVIATLATQAEAAGYEVSIVTGDRDCFQLVSDRVTVLYPTKGVSELTRFTPEKVREKYGLEPAQYPDFAALRGDPSDNLPGIPGVGEKTATKWISQFGSFDELVARVDEIKTKAGQNLRDHLESVKLNRRLTEMVRDVELPCGPAELERVAYDRETLTSLLDVLEIRNQNFRERLFAADPAAAEADAEPPAAGVEVAGRVLEAGELGPWLAEHAAAGGRPLGLASVDDWHLGAGRVSEIALATGEGPAAWFDPAELDAPDEQAFAAWLADGKRPKTVHNARATQRVFAEHGWRIEGIVSDTALAAYLVQPGRRSFALDALSLEFLGRELPQPAESGSGQLALGADEQAQADALMGQARTVLDLGEAFTGRLAEVGAAELLADMELPVSEVLSRMERAGIAADRAWLGGLEQQFADAAQQAVREAHAAVGHEFNLGSPKQLQEVLFGELGLPRTKKTKTGYTTDADALAWLATQTDHELPVLMLRFREQSKLRATVEGLIKTIGADGRIHTTFSQTVASTGRLSSTDPNLQNVPVRTDEGRAIRRAFVVGEGFESLMTADYSQIELRVMAHLSEDAGLIEAFTSGEDLHTTVASQVFGVAKDQVDPEMRRKIKAMSYGLAYGLSAFGLSQQLGISPEEARRLMDTFFERFGGVRDYLHRAVEEARAVGYTSTMLGRRRYLPDLNSSNRQRREMAERMALNAPIQGTAADIVKIAMLRVDAELRKRNLTSRMLLQVHDEIVLEVAAGEREAVEELVRREMAGAVELRAPLDVSVGVGPDWESAAH; encoded by the coding sequence ATGGACGGCCATTCGCTGGCCTACCGGGCGTTCTACGCGTTGCCGGAGGAGAACTTCTCCACGACCACGGGGCAGACGACGAACGCGGTGTACGGCTTCGTGTCGATGCTGTCGAACACGTTGCGTGACGAGGCGCCGACGCACTTCGCGGTCGCGTTCGACGTCTCGCGCAAGACGTGGCGCGCGGAGGAGTTCACGGAGTACAAGGCGAACCGCTCCAAGACGCCGGACGGCTTCAAGGGGCAGGTGGAGCTGATCGGCGAGCTGCTGGACGCGATGCGCGTCAAGCGGTTCGCGGTGGAGGGCTTCGAGGCGGACGACGTGATCGCCACGCTGGCGACGCAGGCGGAGGCCGCCGGGTACGAGGTGTCGATCGTCACCGGTGACCGGGACTGCTTCCAGCTGGTCTCGGACCGGGTCACCGTCCTGTACCCGACGAAGGGCGTCTCGGAGCTGACGCGGTTCACGCCGGAGAAGGTGCGGGAGAAGTACGGGCTGGAGCCGGCCCAGTACCCGGACTTCGCGGCCCTGCGCGGTGACCCGTCGGACAACCTGCCCGGCATTCCGGGGGTGGGGGAGAAGACGGCCACCAAGTGGATCAGCCAGTTCGGCTCGTTCGACGAGCTGGTGGCGCGGGTGGACGAGATCAAGACGAAGGCCGGGCAGAACCTCCGCGACCACCTGGAGTCGGTCAAGCTCAACCGGCGGCTGACGGAGATGGTGCGGGACGTCGAGCTGCCGTGCGGCCCGGCGGAGCTGGAGCGGGTGGCCTACGACCGCGAGACGCTGACGTCGCTGCTGGACGTGCTGGAGATCCGCAACCAGAACTTCCGCGAGCGGCTGTTCGCCGCCGATCCGGCCGCCGCCGAGGCGGACGCGGAACCCCCCGCGGCCGGGGTCGAGGTGGCGGGCCGGGTGCTGGAGGCGGGCGAGCTGGGGCCGTGGCTGGCCGAACACGCGGCGGCGGGCGGGCGTCCGCTGGGCCTGGCGTCGGTGGACGACTGGCACCTGGGGGCGGGCCGGGTGAGCGAGATCGCGCTGGCCACCGGGGAGGGCCCGGCGGCCTGGTTCGATCCGGCGGAGCTGGACGCCCCCGACGAGCAGGCGTTCGCGGCCTGGCTGGCCGACGGGAAGCGGCCGAAGACGGTGCACAACGCGCGCGCGACGCAGCGGGTGTTCGCCGAGCACGGCTGGCGGATCGAGGGGATCGTCTCGGACACGGCGCTGGCCGCCTATCTGGTGCAGCCGGGGCGCCGCAGTTTCGCGCTGGACGCGCTCAGCCTGGAGTTCCTCGGCCGTGAGCTGCCGCAGCCCGCCGAGAGCGGTTCGGGCCAGCTGGCACTGGGGGCGGACGAGCAGGCGCAGGCCGACGCCCTGATGGGGCAGGCCCGTACGGTGCTGGACCTGGGGGAGGCGTTCACCGGCCGGCTGGCCGAGGTGGGGGCGGCGGAGCTGCTGGCCGACATGGAGCTGCCCGTCTCCGAGGTGCTGTCGCGGATGGAGCGGGCCGGTATCGCGGCGGACCGCGCCTGGCTCGGCGGCCTGGAGCAGCAGTTCGCCGACGCGGCCCAGCAGGCGGTGCGGGAGGCGCACGCGGCCGTCGGGCACGAGTTCAACCTCGGCTCGCCCAAGCAGCTCCAGGAGGTGCTGTTCGGGGAGCTGGGCCTGCCGAGGACGAAGAAGACGAAGACGGGCTACACCACCGACGCCGACGCGCTGGCGTGGCTCGCGACGCAGACGGACCACGAACTGCCGGTGCTGATGCTGCGGTTCCGGGAGCAGTCCAAGCTGCGCGCCACCGTCGAGGGGCTGATCAAGACGATCGGGGCGGACGGCCGGATCCACACCACGTTCAGTCAGACGGTCGCCTCCACCGGCCGGCTGTCCTCGACCGACCCGAACCTGCAGAACGTTCCGGTGCGCACCGACGAGGGCCGGGCGATCCGCCGCGCGTTCGTCGTCGGCGAGGGCTTCGAGTCGTTGATGACGGCGGACTACAGCCAGATCGAGCTGCGGGTCATGGCGCACCTGTCGGAGGACGCCGGGCTCATCGAGGCGTTCACCTCCGGCGAGGACCTGCACACCACGGTGGCCTCGCAGGTGTTCGGCGTCGCCAAGGACCAGGTCGACCCCGAGATGCGCCGCAAGATCAAGGCGATGTCCTACGGTCTGGCCTACGGCCTCTCCGCGTTCGGGCTGTCCCAGCAGCTTGGCATCAGCCCGGAGGAGGCCCGCAGGCTCATGGACACCTTCTTCGAGCGGTTCGGCGGGGTGCGGGACTACCTGCACCGTGCGGTGGAGGAGGCCCGCGCCGTCGGCTACACCAGCACCATGCTGGGCCGCCGCCGCTACCTGCCGGATCTCAACTCCAGCAACCGGCAGCGCCGGGAGATGGCCGAGCGCATGGCGTTGAACGCGCCGATCCAGGGCACGGCCGCGGACATCGTGAAGATCGCCATGCTGCGGGTGGACGCCGAGCTGCGGAAGCGGAATCTCACCTCGCGCATGCTGCTCCAGGTGCACGACGAGATCGTGCTGGAGGTCGCCGCGGGCGAGCGGGAGGCGGTGGAGGAGCTGGTGCGCCGCGAAATGGCCGGTGCGGTGGAACTGCGGGCCCCGCTGGACGTGTCGGTGGGGGTGGGCCCGGACTGGGAGTCGGCGGCCCACTGA
- a CDS encoding FdhF/YdeP family oxidoreductase, which yields MTRATPSSSGDPVQDAPQVRPPRRSAAGLPAVGHALRMAHREMGVKRTALTLLRVNQKDGFDCPGCAWPEEADRHTAEFCENGAKAVAEEATRARVTPAFFARHSVTDLAERSGYWLGKQGRLTQPVYLAKGADHYAPVSWTQALGIIADELRALPSPDEAVFYTSGRTSNEAAFLYQLFAREFGTNNLPDCSNMCHESSGSALTETIGVGKGSVLLEDLHQADLIIVAGQNPGTNHPRMLSALEKAKHNGAKIITVNPLPEAGLERFRNPQTPLGLVGTGTPLTDLFLQIRLGGDQALFRLLNKLILDTDGAVDETFVAEHTDGFAAFADAARTAGWDRTLAATGLDRDAIEEALRMVLASRRTVVCWAMGLTQHKHAVATIREVVNFLLLRGDIGRPGAGVCPVRGHSNVQGDRTMGIVERPSPELLDALQKEFGFTPPRAHGYDTVEAIRALRDGRVQVFFALGGNFVAASPDTRVTEDAMRRARLTVHVSTKLNRSHVVTGARALILPTLGRTERDVQAGGEQYVTVEDSMGMVHASRGTLEPASEHLLSEPAIISRLARKVLGPASTTPWETFEQDYGHVRDRIARVIPGFEDFNTRITHPGGFTLPHAPRDERRFPTATGKARFTAAPVEHPEIPPGRLLLQTLRSHDQYNTTIYGLDDRYRGIKGGRRVVLVHPDDATALGLADGTYADLTSEWHDGTERTAPGFRVVHYPTARGCAAAYYPETNVLVPLDATADGSNTPASKSVVIRLTPTRP from the coding sequence ATGACGCGCGCCACCCCGTCCTCCTCCGGCGACCCCGTCCAGGACGCCCCCCAGGTCCGCCCGCCGCGCCGCTCCGCCGCCGGGCTGCCCGCCGTCGGCCACGCCCTGCGCATGGCCCACCGCGAGATGGGCGTCAAACGCACCGCGCTCACCCTCCTGCGCGTCAACCAGAAGGACGGCTTCGACTGCCCCGGCTGCGCCTGGCCCGAGGAGGCCGACCGGCACACGGCGGAGTTCTGCGAGAACGGCGCCAAGGCCGTCGCGGAGGAGGCCACCCGCGCCCGCGTCACCCCCGCCTTCTTCGCCCGCCACTCCGTCACCGACCTCGCCGAACGGTCCGGCTACTGGCTCGGCAAGCAGGGCCGCCTCACCCAGCCCGTCTACCTCGCCAAGGGCGCCGACCACTACGCACCCGTCAGCTGGACCCAGGCCCTGGGCATCATCGCCGACGAGCTGCGCGCCCTGCCCTCCCCCGACGAGGCCGTCTTCTACACCTCCGGGCGCACCAGCAACGAGGCCGCGTTCCTCTACCAGCTCTTCGCCCGCGAGTTCGGCACCAACAACCTGCCCGACTGCAGCAACATGTGCCACGAGTCCTCCGGCTCGGCCCTCACCGAGACCATCGGCGTCGGCAAGGGCAGCGTCCTCCTCGAGGACCTCCACCAGGCCGACCTGATCATCGTCGCCGGACAGAACCCCGGCACCAACCACCCGCGTATGCTCTCCGCCCTGGAGAAGGCCAAACACAACGGCGCGAAGATCATCACCGTCAACCCGCTCCCCGAAGCGGGCCTGGAACGGTTCCGCAACCCGCAGACCCCCCTCGGCCTCGTCGGCACCGGCACCCCCCTCACCGACCTCTTCCTCCAGATCCGCCTCGGCGGCGACCAGGCGCTCTTCCGGCTGCTCAACAAGCTCATCCTCGACACCGACGGCGCCGTCGACGAGACGTTCGTGGCCGAGCACACCGACGGGTTCGCCGCGTTCGCCGACGCCGCCCGCACCGCCGGCTGGGACCGCACCCTGGCCGCCACCGGCCTCGACCGCGACGCCATCGAGGAAGCCCTGCGCATGGTCCTCGCCTCCCGGCGCACCGTCGTGTGCTGGGCCATGGGCCTCACCCAGCACAAGCACGCCGTCGCCACCATCCGCGAAGTCGTCAACTTCCTCCTCCTGCGCGGCGACATCGGCCGTCCCGGCGCCGGCGTCTGCCCCGTCCGCGGCCACAGCAACGTCCAGGGCGACCGCACCATGGGCATCGTCGAACGCCCCTCCCCCGAACTCCTCGACGCCCTCCAGAAGGAGTTCGGCTTCACCCCGCCCCGCGCCCACGGCTACGACACCGTCGAAGCCATCCGGGCCCTGCGCGACGGCCGCGTCCAGGTGTTCTTCGCCCTCGGCGGCAACTTCGTCGCCGCCTCCCCCGACACGCGCGTCACCGAGGACGCCATGCGCCGCGCCCGGCTCACCGTCCACGTCTCCACCAAGCTCAACCGCTCCCACGTCGTCACCGGCGCCCGCGCCCTCATCCTCCCCACCCTCGGCCGCACCGAGCGGGACGTCCAGGCGGGCGGGGAGCAGTACGTCACCGTCGAGGACTCCATGGGCATGGTGCACGCCTCCCGCGGCACCCTCGAACCGGCCTCCGAACACCTCCTGTCCGAACCCGCCATCATCAGCCGCCTCGCCCGCAAGGTCCTCGGCCCCGCCAGCACCACCCCCTGGGAGACCTTCGAGCAGGACTACGGGCACGTACGGGACCGCATCGCCCGCGTCATCCCCGGCTTCGAGGACTTCAACACCCGCATCACCCACCCCGGCGGCTTCACCCTCCCCCACGCCCCCCGCGACGAACGCCGCTTCCCCACCGCCACCGGCAAGGCCCGCTTCACCGCCGCGCCCGTCGAACACCCCGAGATCCCCCCGGGCCGGCTCCTGCTGCAGACCCTCCGCTCGCACGACCAGTACAACACCACCATCTACGGCCTCGACGACCGCTACCGCGGCATCAAGGGCGGCCGCCGGGTCGTGCTCGTCCACCCCGACGACGCCACCGCACTCGGTCTGGCCGACGGCACCTACGCCGACCTCACCAGCGAATGGCACGACGGCACCGAACGCACCGCCCCCGGCTTCCGCGTCGTCCACTACCCCACCGCCCGGGGCTGCGCCGCCGCCTACTACCCGGAGACCAACGTCCTCGTCCCCCTCGACGCCACCGCCGACGGCAGCAACACCCCGGCCAGCAAATCCGTGG